From one Drosophila subpulchrella strain 33 F10 #4 breed RU33 chromosome 3L, RU_Dsub_v1.1 Primary Assembly, whole genome shotgun sequence genomic stretch:
- the LOC119554266 gene encoding F-box only protein 25 → MAFISKDFRSPGETWIKTEGGWERSKVLECGGKRKRHHSEGSSSYQDSDSSEEDAVMPPHYHITIRCTREIAGFNGLSEAVKRLDFRRSVRDRKRFHYICAFLLLVSNKGIASLPGSAQRQLLQMVEEVASHVNDSQQHPNVLRGLALKLEHIVSQENQKCWGKPLGSTYLWKEHMATIKRIQRVASQIEIREPDPEAKPKLHELPEECVREIILCIADHRDLESAAEAWETMAKLVSEQRIWRELTRFHFNQRQIHTILDLDKFKQMGEIKDWKQIYHQLRRTYGVNDDYQFAEVLALCRSCCCLFWPSDGHPCIVDQSPDYKQRLEEAGGQLALAQPVPPAQFLKYFSL, encoded by the exons GCACCACTCGGAGGGAAGCAGCAGCTACCAGGACAGCGACAGTTCGGAGGAGGACGCGGTGATGCCACCGCATTACCACATCACCATCCGGTGTACCCGAGAGATAGCCGGGTTCAATGGGCTCAGCGAGGCTGTGAAGCGGCTGGATTTCAGGCGATCGGTGCGGGACCGCAAGAGGTTCCACTACATCTGCGCCTTCCTGCTGCTCGTCTCCAACAAGGGCATCGCCAGTCTGCCCGGCAGTGCCCAGCGCCAGCTCCTCCAAATGGTCGAGGAGGTGGCCTCACATG TAAACGACAGCCAGCAGCACCCGAATGTGCTGCGCGGCCTGGCCCTGAAGCTGGAGCACATCGTCAGCCAGGAGAACCAGAAGTGCTGGGGCAAGCCGTTGGGCAGCACCTACCTGTGGAAGGAGCACATGGCAACCATCAAGCGCATCCAGCGCGTCGCCAGCCAGATCGAAATCCGAGAG CCCGATCCGGAGGCCAAGCCAAAGCTGCACGAGCTGCCCGAGGAGTGTGTGCGGGAGATCATCCTGTGCATCGCCGACCACAGGGACCTGGAGTCGGCCGCCGAAGCCTGGGAGACCATGGCCAAGCTGGTCTCGGAGCAGCGCATCTGGCGCGAGCTGACCCGCTTCCACTTCAATCAGCGACAGATCCACACCATCCTCGACCTGGACAAGTTCAAGCAGATGGGCGAGATCAAGGACTGGAAGCAGATCTACCACCAGCTGCGCCGCACCTACGGCGTGAACGACGACTACCAGTTCGCCGAGGTGCTGGCCCTGTGCCgctcctgctgctgcctctTCTGGCCGTCGGATGGCCATCCGTGCATCGTGGACCAGAGTCCGGACTACAAGCAGCGCCTGGAGGAGGCCGGCGGACAGCTAGCCCTGGCCCAGCCAGTGCCCCCGGCCCAGTTTCTCAAGTACTTCTCGTTGTAA
- the LOC119553975 gene encoding dynein intermediate chain 3, ciliary isoform X2, whose amino-acid sequence MEFIFKKERRSFGARVTFEDKDEVVFSENSNPELVKNYILQNPVDRVTQYAGQTSLSVANTERATYKSTGITHNEGGWPKDINMHDPEQTVRYKRKIEKDENYITQVMNLTKPMEHYIHQNNAVNIYENYFENLDPAPLPEPCKSRTVNVYRDPNPIKVPVKHLSWSPDGGIKMAVSHCDMRFQGDKSNQKCNSYIWEVENPNEPFLTLEPKVPCVCLEYNQKDPTSLVSGMYNGQVAAWDTRHGKHPVMISEREVCHRDPVNSVLWNNSKSGTEFFSGGSDGQVLWWDTRKLTEPLDRLLMDPVKSDDQDLSRSYGISVLEYETTIPTRFMAGTEMGMLFSCNRKGKTPTEKIQIRMMCHLGPVYAITRNPAFVKNFLTVGDWCARIWSEDCRESSIIWTKSSSSMLTDGAWSYTKVSQFFITRMDGVLDTWDLLQQQNEPVLTVKVCDEPLYCVRTNENGKFVSCGSQLGATFLIEVSDNMVMSAKNDKPLLTAMFERENRREKILEAKSRESKLKVKANHGQDQGDTMMINGKVNMAPFEGAFEQAASEYFAAVEQERQRRLPGGKRRGCGGG is encoded by the exons ATGGAATTTATTTTCAAGAAGGAGCGACGCTCCTTTGGAGCCCGCGTCACCTTCGAGGACAAGGACGAGGTGGTGTTCAGCGAGAACTCCAACCCGGAGCTGGTCAAGAACTACATCCTGCAGAACCCCGTGGATCGGGTGACGCAATACGCCGGCCAGACCTCACTGAGTGTGGCCAACACGGAGAGGGCCACCTACAAGAGCACGGGGATCACCCACAATGAGGGGGGCTGGCCGAAGGACATCAACATGCACGATCCGGAGCAGACAGTGCGGTACAAGCGGAAAATCGAGAAGGACGAGAACTATATCACACAGGTGATGAATCTCACCAAGCCCATGGAGCACTACATCCACCAGAACAACGCGGTGAACATCTATGAGAACTATTTCGAGAACCTCGACCCCGCTCCTCTGCCCGAACCCTGTAAGTCGCGCACGGTCAATGTCTACCGGGACCCCAATCCCATCAAGGTGCCGGTGAAGCATCTGTCCTGGTCCCCGGATGGCGGCATCAAGATGGCCGTGAGTCACTGCGACATGCGCTTCCAGGGCGACAAGTCCAACCAGAAGTGCAACTCGTACATCTGGGAGGTGGAGAACCCCAACGAGCCCTTCCTCACCCTGGAGCCGAAGGTGCCGTGCGTGTGCCTGGAGTACAACCAGAAGGATCCAACAAGCCTCGTGAGTGGCATGTACAATGGTCAGGTGGCCGCCTGGGACACGCGACATGGCAAGCACCCGGTCATGATCAGCGAACGAGAAGTGTGCCATCGGGATCCGGTCAACTCGGTGCTGTGGAACAACTCGAAGAGCGGCACGGAGTTCTTCTCCGGTGGCTCCGATGGCCAGGTGCTGTGGTGGGACACCCGAAAGCTCACCGAACCGCTGGACCGCCTGCTCATGGATCCGGTGAAGAGTGACGACCAGGATCTGTCGCGATCCTACGGCATATCGGTGCTGGAGTACGAGACCACCATACCCACTAGATTCATGGCGGGAACCGAGATGGGCATGCTCTTCTCCTGCAATCGGAAGGGCAAGACGCCCACGGAAAAAATTCAGATACGG ATGATGTGCCACCTGGGCCCGGTGTATGCCATTACGCGGAACCCAGCCTTCGTAAAGAACTTCCTCACCGTGGGCGATTGGTGTGCCCGGATCTGGTCGGAGGATTGTAGGGAGAGCTCCATTATCTGGACCAAAAGCAGCAGCTCTATGCTAACTGACGGCGCTTGGAGCTATACCAA GGTTTCGCAGTTCTTTATCACCCGTATGGATGGGGTTCTGGACACCTGGGATCTTCTGCAGCAACAGAACGAGCCGGTCCTCACGGTCAAGGTGTGCGACGAACCCCTTTATTGTGTCAGGACCAACGAGAACGGCAAGTTTGTGAGCTGTGGCAGCCAGTTAGGTGCCACCTTCCTCATCGAGGTGTCCGACAACATGGTGATGTCGGCCAAGAACGACAAACCTCTGCTTACTGCT ATGTTCGAGCGAGAGAACCGTCGCGAAAAGATCCTGGAGGCCAAGTCACGGGAGAGCAAGCTGAAGGTCAAGGCCAACCATGGTCAGGACCAGGGAGACACAATGATGATCAACGGAAAGGTCAATATGGCTCCGTTCGAAGGAGCTTTCGAGCAGGCAGCCTCGGAATATTTTGCAGCCGTGGAACAGGAACGCCAAAGGCGACTGCCAGGCGGAAAGCGTAG AGGATGCGGAGGAGGTTGA
- the LOC119553975 gene encoding dynein intermediate chain 3, ciliary isoform X1, whose translation MEFIFKKERRSFGARVTFEDKDEVVFSENSNPELVKNYILQNPVDRVTQYAGQTSLSVANTERATYKSTGITHNEGGWPKDINMHDPEQTVRYKRKIEKDENYITQVMNLTKPMEHYIHQNNAVNIYENYFENLDPAPLPEPCKSRTVNVYRDPNPIKVPVKHLSWSPDGGIKMAVSHCDMRFQGDKSNQKCNSYIWEVENPNEPFLTLEPKVPCVCLEYNQKDPTSLVSGMYNGQVAAWDTRHGKHPVMISEREVCHRDPVNSVLWNNSKSGTEFFSGGSDGQVLWWDTRKLTEPLDRLLMDPVKSDDQDLSRSYGISVLEYETTIPTRFMAGTEMGMLFSCNRKGKTPTEKIQIRMMCHLGPVYAITRNPAFVKNFLTVGDWCARIWSEDCRESSIIWTKSSSSMLTDGAWSYTKVSQFFITRMDGVLDTWDLLQQQNEPVLTVKVCDEPLYCVRTNENGKFVSCGSQLGATFLIEVSDNMVMSAKNDKPLLTAMFERENRREKILEAKSRESKLKVKANHGQDQGDTMMINGKVNMAPFEGAFEQAASEYFAAVEQERQRRLPGGKQDAEEVDVSEAESSKL comes from the exons ATGGAATTTATTTTCAAGAAGGAGCGACGCTCCTTTGGAGCCCGCGTCACCTTCGAGGACAAGGACGAGGTGGTGTTCAGCGAGAACTCCAACCCGGAGCTGGTCAAGAACTACATCCTGCAGAACCCCGTGGATCGGGTGACGCAATACGCCGGCCAGACCTCACTGAGTGTGGCCAACACGGAGAGGGCCACCTACAAGAGCACGGGGATCACCCACAATGAGGGGGGCTGGCCGAAGGACATCAACATGCACGATCCGGAGCAGACAGTGCGGTACAAGCGGAAAATCGAGAAGGACGAGAACTATATCACACAGGTGATGAATCTCACCAAGCCCATGGAGCACTACATCCACCAGAACAACGCGGTGAACATCTATGAGAACTATTTCGAGAACCTCGACCCCGCTCCTCTGCCCGAACCCTGTAAGTCGCGCACGGTCAATGTCTACCGGGACCCCAATCCCATCAAGGTGCCGGTGAAGCATCTGTCCTGGTCCCCGGATGGCGGCATCAAGATGGCCGTGAGTCACTGCGACATGCGCTTCCAGGGCGACAAGTCCAACCAGAAGTGCAACTCGTACATCTGGGAGGTGGAGAACCCCAACGAGCCCTTCCTCACCCTGGAGCCGAAGGTGCCGTGCGTGTGCCTGGAGTACAACCAGAAGGATCCAACAAGCCTCGTGAGTGGCATGTACAATGGTCAGGTGGCCGCCTGGGACACGCGACATGGCAAGCACCCGGTCATGATCAGCGAACGAGAAGTGTGCCATCGGGATCCGGTCAACTCGGTGCTGTGGAACAACTCGAAGAGCGGCACGGAGTTCTTCTCCGGTGGCTCCGATGGCCAGGTGCTGTGGTGGGACACCCGAAAGCTCACCGAACCGCTGGACCGCCTGCTCATGGATCCGGTGAAGAGTGACGACCAGGATCTGTCGCGATCCTACGGCATATCGGTGCTGGAGTACGAGACCACCATACCCACTAGATTCATGGCGGGAACCGAGATGGGCATGCTCTTCTCCTGCAATCGGAAGGGCAAGACGCCCACGGAAAAAATTCAGATACGG ATGATGTGCCACCTGGGCCCGGTGTATGCCATTACGCGGAACCCAGCCTTCGTAAAGAACTTCCTCACCGTGGGCGATTGGTGTGCCCGGATCTGGTCGGAGGATTGTAGGGAGAGCTCCATTATCTGGACCAAAAGCAGCAGCTCTATGCTAACTGACGGCGCTTGGAGCTATACCAA GGTTTCGCAGTTCTTTATCACCCGTATGGATGGGGTTCTGGACACCTGGGATCTTCTGCAGCAACAGAACGAGCCGGTCCTCACGGTCAAGGTGTGCGACGAACCCCTTTATTGTGTCAGGACCAACGAGAACGGCAAGTTTGTGAGCTGTGGCAGCCAGTTAGGTGCCACCTTCCTCATCGAGGTGTCCGACAACATGGTGATGTCGGCCAAGAACGACAAACCTCTGCTTACTGCT ATGTTCGAGCGAGAGAACCGTCGCGAAAAGATCCTGGAGGCCAAGTCACGGGAGAGCAAGCTGAAGGTCAAGGCCAACCATGGTCAGGACCAGGGAGACACAATGATGATCAACGGAAAGGTCAATATGGCTCCGTTCGAAGGAGCTTTCGAGCAGGCAGCCTCGGAATATTTTGCAGCCGTGGAACAGGAACGCCAAAGGCGACTGCCAGGCGGAAAGC AGGATGCGGAGGAGGTTGATGTGTCCGAGGCAGAGAGCTCAAAATTGTAA
- the LOC119554765 gene encoding 2-(3-amino-3-carboxypropyl)histidine synthase subunit 1, which translates to MLDVIQPTSNIPTSDSTDVVVVRARPKKVFKPKARINRIPQELLDDPLLQQAIDRLPSNYNFEMHKTIWRIREMKAKRVALQLPEGLLMYAMVISDIVERFTSADTVIMGDVTYGACCVDDYTAKALGADLLVHYGHSCLIPVDQTCGIKVLYIFVDIKIDPLHFLDSVKLNFRPNVGQIALVSTIQFVTTLQAASTELKAAGYDVIVPQAKPLSPGEILGCTSPQLPETAKMIIYLGDGRFHLESAMIANPLLKAYKYDPYEKKFTIEQYDHAAMQNIRLDAVQRSKKARRIGIILGTLGRQGSSRVHRFLEKRLHAKGIETTTLLLSEIFPQKLALFADIDAFVQIACPRLSIDWGSAFTQPLLNPYELSVVLGDVEWTPHNSSPRNNAYPMDFYASGSLGPWTPNFKPPALGECENKPSADCCGRCTRAELEKDDSGKAAALDDLLDFKKG; encoded by the exons ATGTTGGACGTGATCCAACCAACCAGCAACATCCCGACCAGCGATAGCACCGATGTGGTGGTGGTCCGGGCCAGGCCCAAGAAGGTGTTCAAGCCAAAGGCGCGAATCAATCGGATTCCCCAGGAACTGCTCGATGATCCACTGCTGCAGCAGGCCATCGACCGTCTGCCCTCGAACTACAACTTCGAGATGCACAAGACAATCTGGCGGATTCGGGAGATGAAGGCCAAACGAGTGGCGCTGCAACTGCCGGAGGGCCTACTGATGTACGCCATGGTCATCAGCGACATTGTAGAGCGATTCACCAGCGCAGATACTGTGATAATGGGCGATGTAACTTACGGAGCGTGCTGCGTGGACGACTATACGGCCAAGGCATTGGGCGCGGATCTACTGGTGCACTACGGCCACAGCTGCCTTATTCCCGTGGATCAGACGTGCGGCATTAAGGTGCTGTACATTTTCGTGGACATTAAAATCGATCCACTGCACTTCCTGGACTCTGTAAAGCTGAACTTCCGTCCGAATGTGGGCCAGATAGCTTTGGTCAGCACAATTCAGTTTGTGACCACGCTGCAGGCTGCATCTACGGAGCTGAAAGCAGCCGGTTATGATGTGATAGTGCCTCAGGCCAAGCCGCTAAGTCCCGGAGAGATTCTGGGTTGCACATCGCCCCAGCTGCCGGAGACGGCGAAGATGATCATTTACCTGGGAGACGGGCGCTTCCACCTGGAATCCGCCATGATTGCCAACCCGCTGCTGAAG GCCTACAAGTACGATCCATATGAGAAAAAGTTCACCATAGAGCAGTACGACCACGCTGCCATGCAGAATATTCGCCTGGACGCCGTACAGCGCTCTAAGAAAGCGCGCCGCATCGGCATCATACTGGGAACACTTGGAAGACAGGGCAGTTCGAGAGTTCATCGGTTTTTGGAGAAGCGACTGCACGCCAAGGGCATAGAGACCACCACCCTATTGCTGTCGGAGATATTTCCGCAGAAATTGGCTCTTTTCGCGGACATCGACGCCTTCGTGCAGATTGCTTGCCCGCGTCTCTCGATCGACTGGGGATCCGCCTTCACCCAGCCGCTGCTGAATCCTTACGAACTGTCCGTGGTCCTAGGCGACGTCGAGTGGACGCCACACAACTCGTCGCCACGCAATAATGCCTATCCGATGGACTTCTATGCCAGCGGCAGCCTGGGTCCCTGGACTCCCAACTTCAAGCCACCTGCGTTAGGAGAGTGCGAAAACAAACCCTCGGCTGATTGCTGCGGCCGCTGCACGCGGGCTGAACTGGAGAAGGACGATTCCGGCAAGGCGGCGGCTCTGGACGATCTGCTCGACTTCAAAAAGGGATAA